A single window of Dermochelys coriacea isolate rDerCor1 chromosome 2, rDerCor1.pri.v4, whole genome shotgun sequence DNA harbors:
- the BCL2 gene encoding apoptosis regulator Bcl-2 isoform X3 encodes MYLIACVCALHWRGKHNTSARAWSQRGYDNREIVLKYIHYKLSQRGYDWAANENRGPVSPNLSPPTAAGTSSDHAGLVSLLPEPPGSAAASNVPLGDGLRPAPQAVHLTLCQAGDEFSRRYHRDFAQMTGQLHLTPFTARGRFVAVVEELFRDGVNWGRIVAFFEFGGVMCVESVNREMSPLVDSIAVWMTEYLNRHLHNWIQDNGGWCLS; translated from the exons ATGTATTTAATTGCATGTGTCTGTGCGTTGCACTGGAGGGGAAAGCACAACACTTCTGCAAGAGCTTGGAGTCAAAG AGGCTATGATAACCGGGAGATAGTGCTGAAGTATATCCATTACAAACTGTcacagaggggatatgattggGCTGCCAATGAAAACAGAGGACCAGTTTCTCCAAATCTCTCTCCTCCTACTGCTGCTGGGACCTCATCTGACCATGCTGGGCTGGTGTCTCTGCTTCCTGAGCCCCCTGGCTCAGCTGCTGCTAGTAACGTGCCCCTTGGTGATGGGCTGCGCCCAGCACCACAGGCTGTTCATTTAACTCTGTGCCAAGCCGGAGATGAATTTTCCCGCCGCTACCACAGAGATTTTGCCCAGATGACTGGCCAGCTGCACTTGACCCCATTCACGGCGAGGGGGCGCTTTGTGGCGGTGGTGGAGGAGCTGTTCCGAGATGGGGTTAACTGGGGAAGGATCGTGGCCTTCTTTGAATTCGGTGGCGTGATGTGCGTGGAGAGCGTCAATCGGGAGATGTCTCCTCTTGTGGACAGCATTGCTGTGTGGATGACTGAGTACCTGAACAGACACCTACACAACTGGATCCAGGACAACGGAGGCTGG TGCTTGTCTTGA